In the Pseudomonadota bacterium genome, GGCGCCGATGGCGTAGTCTGACCGCACGGTGGTGCGGTCAGACACGTCAGTCACACGGCCACCGTGCAGAGCCTCCCATCACGAAGGAGCATCATGGCGGTTCGCATCGATGTGGAATACCTGGGTGACCTGCACACCCGAGCAACGCACGGCCCCAGCGGCGACACGTTCATCACCGACGCGCCCGTCGACAACGGGGGCAGAGGGGAGGCCTTCTCCCCCACCGACCTGGTCGCCACCGCGGTGGGAACGTGTGTGCTCACCATCATGGGCACCCTCGCGCAGCGTCTCGGCATCGACCTGAGCGGCGCGAAGGCTCACGTTGAGAAGCACATGGCCACGGCACCTCTGCGACGCATCGGGCGTCTCGACGTGAACGTGGTGGTTCCCGCCGAGCGTGCCGTCGCCATCGACCAGGCCCAGCGTGACAAGCTCGAACGGGCCGCAATGCACTGCCCCGTTCACCAGAGCCTCCACCCGGACATCGCGCAGAACATCACATTCACCTACGAAGCACCTGCCCCCGGATGAGCAGCGGGCGCGTCCTTGTGGTCGACGATGACCCGGACATCCGCGAGCTCGAGCGGCGATGCCTCGAGGAGCATGGGTACGAGGTCACCCTTGCCGCCGACGGCCAGCAGGCGCTGCAGCGCGTCGCCGGCTGCGAGGTGGTGGTGCTCGATCTGCAGATGCCCACCCTCGACGGCTTCGACGTGCTCACCCGCTTGCGCCAGACGAGCACAGTGCCCATCGTGGTGGTCTCCGCCCG is a window encoding:
- a CDS encoding OsmC family peroxiredoxin — protein: MAVRIDVEYLGDLHTRATHGPSGDTFITDAPVDNGGRGEAFSPTDLVATAVGTCVLTIMGTLAQRLGIDLSGAKAHVEKHMATAPLRRIGRLDVNVVVPAERAVAIDQAQRDKLERAAMHCPVHQSLHPDIAQNITFTYEAPAPG